A window of Massilia sp. NR 4-1 genomic DNA:
CGCCGCGTGCAGTAATTCCGCCAAGGCCGTATCGAAAAAGGGGCGTCATGCCCCTTTTTCTTTTTGAACCAGGAGATTGCCATGAGCCTGCAGCGCTGGCGCCACCATGCCTGTTCCCTGCCCCCTATCGCCTACTGCACGCTGAGCGAATGGTTCGCCCACCGCGCCAGCAGCAAGGGCGCGGCGCTCGCCTTCTATACCCTGTTCTCGCTGGCGCCGATCCTGGTGCTGGTGATTTCGATCGCCGGCCTGTTCTACGGCAAGCAGGCGGCCCAGGGCGAGCTGTTCGCCCAGTTGCGCGGCCTGCTCGGCGACCAGGGCGCGGCCGCCATCCAGCTGGTGCTGGCCGGCGCGCAGAACGAGGCCGAAGGCCGCCTGGCCGCCGTCGTCGCGGCCGTGCTGCTGCTGTTCGGCGCCACCACCGTGTTCGCCGAGCTGAAATCGAGCCTGGACGAGATCTGGCAATTGCCGCCGCTGGCCGAAGGTTCGCTGTGGAATGCCGTGCGCACCCGCCTGCTCTCCTTCGGCATGGTGCTGGTGCTGGGCTTCCTGCTGACGGTGTCGCTGGTGGTCAGCGCCGCGCTTGGCCTGGTGGAGAAATTCTGGAGCAGCCATTGGCAGGGCGCCGCCATCGTGCTGGCCTGGCTCAACAACGCCATCGGCTTTGCCGTGATCGCCGCCATCTTCGCCGTGATCTACAAGATGCTGCCGCGCATCCGCCTGTCCTGGCGCGACGTGCTGGCCGGCGCCCTCGGCACCGCCCTGCTGTTCAGCATCGGCAAGTACGCGATCGGCACCTATATCGGCAATAGCGGCGTGGCCAGCAGCTTCGGCGCGGCCGGCTCCGTGATCGCCCTGCTGCTGTGGGTGTACTACTCGGCCCAGGTGTTCTTCCTCGGCGCCGAATTCGCGCGCCAGTATGCGCTGCAGCTGGGCAGCCTGCGCCATCATGCGCGCGACGCCGAGGGCAATCTGCGCCTCTAGTCGCCCAGCAGTTCGGCCAGCACTTCCATGCCTTCGATGCGCTCGGCCACCACCTTGACGATGACGATCAGCGGCACGCCCAGCAGCAAGCCCCAGACGCCCCACAACCAGCCCCAGAACAGCAGGCTCACAAACACGGCCGCCGCGTTCATGCGCGCGATGCGGCCCGTCATCCAGGTCGTCACCACCGTGCCGACCAAGGTGGCAATCGCCAGCGCCGCGCCGATCGCCATCAGGGCCGGCTGCAGGGCGCCGAATTGCAGCAGCGCGGCGGCGCCGGTGGCGGCCGCCAGCAGCAAGGTGCCGAAATACGGCATCAGGTGCAGCAGACCCGCCACCACGGCCCAGGCGCCCGCGTTCTCCAGGCCGATGGCGCTCAGCGCCAGCCACATCAGCAGGCCCAGCAGCACATTCGTCACCAGCAGCATGAACATATAGGCCTGGATCGAGGTGTTGATATCGTCGAGGATTTGCAGCGTGACCTTCTTCTTGCTCAGCGAAGGGCCGGTCAGGCGCACCAGCTTGCGCTTGAAGGTGTCGCCCGACAGCAGCAGGAAGTAGAGCAGGAAGATCACCATCGTGGCCTGGCCCAGAAAGCCCGCCAGACCGCGCGAACCGGCCCAGACCCAGTCAATGACTTTGATGCCGCCGCTGCCCGCCGCCACGGCCGCCGGCGGCGGCGTCTTGCGCGCCGGGCGCTTGGCGCCGGCGGCGGCCGGCACGGCCGCGCCGCTGCCGGCGGTGGCTTGTTCGATCTCGCTGGCGGCGGCCTGGATGCGCTGCAGGGCGCCGCCCTGCCCGGTCAGCAGGCGCGACAGCTTATGCGTGACGGCCGGCAGTTCGCCGAGGATGTTGAGGAATTCGCCGCGCACCTGTTCGATGGTGGCGGCCGAGCCGCACAGGATGGCGGCCGTGATCAGCGTGGCGCCGAAGGAGCGCCGCACGCGCCGCCGTTCCAGCCAGCAGACCACGGGATTCAGGGTATACGACAGCAGGATGCCGAGCGCCAGCGGGACCAGAAAATCGCGCGCCCACTGCAGGGCATACAGGAAGACGACGGTGGCGATGATGGCCAGCGCCAGCCCGCGCGCATGGACATGCAGCGGCAGGCGCACGCCGCCTGCCGCTGCCGGGTCGGGCGGCGCGCCCTCCAGGCTGGCGGGCGCAACCGTTTCGGTCAGCGGCGCCAGCGGCGGGGGCGGATTCTTCATGGCCTGCTCCATGCCGCCGGCGCGTCAGCCGCGCCGGCAGCCTTGCCGCTTACTTCACGCGGATATCGTTTTTCACCGACTTCACGCCCTTCACGCCGCGCGCCACTTCGCCGGCTTTGGAAATATCGGCCGGCTGGGCCACGAAGCCGCTCAGCTGGACGGTGCCCTTGAAGGTCTCGACATTGATTTCAGTCGATTTCAGGCTAGGCTCATTAAAGATGCTGGCTTTCACCTTGGTGGTCAGCACCGCGTCGTCGACGTACTCGCCGGTGCCTTCCTGCGATGGCGTGGAGGCGCAACCGGCCAGGGTCAACACGGTCGCGGCGGCAAAGACGGCGCTGGCAATTTTGTGTGCGATTTTCATGGCATATCTCCTTGGGTAGTTTCGGTTCTTTCTGCGTTGCCCGCTTCCGGGCACAGAGGCAGTGTCGCGTAACTGTCGCGTTGCTTCTGTACGCTGACGAACATAGAAAATGATTTGCGCCAAACAGCACTCAGCCGTCCCGGCGCGGCATGGTGCGGCATCGCACAGACCCGGCGCGGCCGCTTGACTAAGCTGAACCCACCTTTTTCCAGGAGGACAAGATGAAAACGAATACCACCCTGTTGGCCGTGATGGTGGCGGTGGCGGCGCTGGCTTCCGGCTGCGCCAGCAATAACTATCCGCAGAACACATCCTATTCCAACCAGGCCGATGCCGCGACCTACGGCACCATCGATTCCATCCAGATGGTGCGCGTCGACCCGGCCACCAGCGGCGCCGGCGCCGTGGCCGGCGGCCTGGTCGGTGCGCTGGTCGGCAACCAGATCGGTTCGGGCAGCGGCCGCGCGGCGGCCACGGCGGCCGGCGCCATCGGCGGCGCCGTGCTCGGCAACAATATCGAATCGAACCGCAACCAGGCGCACGAGGTCTACCAGATCAGCATCCGCCTCGATAACGGCGATTACCGCACCATCAACCAGGACAGCGCCTACGACCTGCGCGTGGGCAACCGCGTGCGCCTGGTCGACGGCCGCGTCTACCGCTATTGAAGCGGCCAGCTGAGAGAGGAGGCGCCGCATGGGCACCATACTG
This region includes:
- a CDS encoding YihY/virulence factor BrkB family protein, yielding MSLQRWRHHACSLPPIAYCTLSEWFAHRASSKGAALAFYTLFSLAPILVLVISIAGLFYGKQAAQGELFAQLRGLLGDQGAAAIQLVLAGAQNEAEGRLAAVVAAVLLLFGATTVFAELKSSLDEIWQLPPLAEGSLWNAVRTRLLSFGMVLVLGFLLTVSLVVSAALGLVEKFWSSHWQGAAIVLAWLNNAIGFAVIAAIFAVIYKMLPRIRLSWRDVLAGALGTALLFSIGKYAIGTYIGNSGVASSFGAAGSVIALLLWVYYSAQVFFLGAEFARQYALQLGSLRHHARDAEGNLRL
- a CDS encoding AI-2E family transporter; translation: MKNPPPPLAPLTETVAPASLEGAPPDPAAAGGVRLPLHVHARGLALAIIATVVFLYALQWARDFLVPLALGILLSYTLNPVVCWLERRRVRRSFGATLITAAILCGSAATIEQVRGEFLNILGELPAVTHKLSRLLTGQGGALQRIQAAASEIEQATAGSGAAVPAAAGAKRPARKTPPPAAVAAGSGGIKVIDWVWAGSRGLAGFLGQATMVIFLLYFLLLSGDTFKRKLVRLTGPSLSKKKVTLQILDDINTSIQAYMFMLLVTNVLLGLLMWLALSAIGLENAGAWAVVAGLLHLMPYFGTLLLAAATGAAALLQFGALQPALMAIGAALAIATLVGTVVTTWMTGRIARMNAAAVFVSLLFWGWLWGVWGLLLGVPLIVIVKVVAERIEGMEVLAELLGD
- a CDS encoding BON domain-containing protein produces the protein MKIAHKIASAVFAAATVLTLAGCASTPSQEGTGEYVDDAVLTTKVKASIFNEPSLKSTEINVETFKGTVQLSGFVAQPADISKAGEVARGVKGVKSVKNDIRVK
- a CDS encoding glycine zipper 2TM domain-containing protein — its product is MKTNTTLLAVMVAVAALASGCASNNYPQNTSYSNQADAATYGTIDSIQMVRVDPATSGAGAVAGGLVGALVGNQIGSGSGRAAATAAGAIGGAVLGNNIESNRNQAHEVYQISIRLDNGDYRTINQDSAYDLRVGNRVRLVDGRVYRY